A window of Hymenobacter aerilatus contains these coding sequences:
- a CDS encoding ATP-dependent Clp protease adaptor ClpS, which translates to MHSNPQIDYDEDVLLLEETIDVRDLVVYNDDVNTFEHVIKTLIDVCQHEPDQAEQCTLLIHYKGKCTVKHGAYDELAGMCTAIHDRGISADIL; encoded by the coding sequence ATGCATAGCAACCCGCAAATCGATTACGACGAGGACGTACTGCTCTTAGAAGAAACCATTGACGTGCGCGACTTGGTCGTGTACAACGATGATGTCAATACGTTTGAGCACGTTATTAAAACCCTGATTGACGTGTGCCAGCACGAGCCTGACCAGGCCGAGCAGTGCACGCTGTTGATTCACTACAAAGGCAAATGCACTGTGAAGCACGGCGCCTACGATGAGCTGGCCGGCATGTGCACCGCCATTCACGACCGGGGCATTTCGGCTGACATTCTGTAG
- a CDS encoding YceI family protein, which produces MKKIVLSALVAATFLGTSAFVAAPGTNAVRVEKAAAKTYKVQPQLSTLGWEGKAVTHGHNGTAQFTGGELMVNGNQLVGGTVTVDMTTVKTTDIKDADSNTKFMGHINSDDFFSTSKFPTATFKITKVAYIKGAAADANNANITGDLTIKGKTNSITFPAKVGVKNGVAAASGTATVDRTKYDIKYGSKSFFEGIGDKAIYDDFTLSFNVIAK; this is translated from the coding sequence ATGAAAAAAATCGTTTTGTCGGCTCTCGTGGCCGCCACTTTCCTCGGCACTTCTGCTTTTGTTGCTGCTCCTGGCACCAACGCTGTTCGAGTGGAAAAAGCTGCCGCTAAGACCTACAAAGTACAGCCGCAACTCAGCACCCTGGGTTGGGAAGGTAAAGCCGTAACGCACGGCCACAATGGTACGGCTCAGTTTACGGGCGGTGAGCTGATGGTGAACGGTAATCAGTTGGTAGGCGGTACTGTTACGGTGGACATGACCACAGTAAAGACCACCGATATCAAAGATGCCGATAGCAACACCAAGTTTATGGGCCACATCAACTCGGATGATTTCTTCAGCACTTCTAAGTTTCCAACTGCTACCTTCAAAATCACGAAAGTAGCCTATATCAAAGGTGCCGCAGCTGATGCCAACAACGCCAACATCACCGGCGACCTAACCATCAAAGGCAAAACCAACAGCATCACCTTCCCTGCCAAGGTAGGCGTGAAAAACGGCGTAGCTGCTGCCAGCGGTACTGCCACTGTTGACCGCACCAAGTACGACATCAAATACGGCTCGAAGTCGTTCTTCGAAGGCATCGGCGACAAAGCTATCTACGATGACTTTACGCTGAGCTTCAACGTAATTGCCAAGTAG